The Anaerolineae bacterium genomic sequence GGACACGGTCATGCCGGCGGCGGAGGTCCTGCGCCGGCTGGGCATCCGCTCCCAGCGTCTGGAGAGCCGCTTCACCGGCGATGCATGGTCCTGGAACATCATGGAGTATTACCTGGGGCGCCGGCCGGACCTGCGCGCCCGCGTCATGAAATACGCGTTCCTGGACCGGGCGTCCCTGCCCTGGCCGCTGAAGGCGGTCTGGGCCCATCACCGCTATCTCATTGCCGTGAAAGCGAGGTAAATCCCCGCGGTGTCCCTGGTGCGTCTGCTTCCCCGACTGCCCGCATACTGGCTCTTTCGACGGTTCGGCCGGCCGCGAATGCTTCCCTTCAGCCTGGTCATCAGCGTCACCTACCGCTGTAACTCCCGCTGTAGCACCTGCAAGGTCTGGCAGAGGCAGGCGGAGGAGCTGAGCCTGGAGGAGTGGCGGCGTGTCTTCGCGCATCTCGGAAAGACGCCCTATTACATGACCTTCAGCGGCGGGGAGCCGTTCCTGCGGGATGATCTGGTCGAGATAGTGCGCAGTGCCTATGAGCTGTGCCGGCCGGCGGTCATCACCATCCCGACCAACGGCCTGTTGACCGAACGGGTGGCGGCCGACGTGGATGCCATTGCCCGCGCCGCGCCGGGTGCCCAGATCGGCGTCAATCTGTCGCTGGACGATGTGGGCGAGGGGCACGACCGCATCCGCAATGTGCCCGGCAACTGGCAGCGCGCCATGGAGACCTATCGCCGGCTGAAGGCCCTGCACCACCCCAACCTGACCATCAGCATCCACACCGTCATCTCCACCCTCAACGTGCGGGACATCCCGCGCATTTACGAGGGCCTGATGGCGCTGGAGCCGGACTCGTACATCACGGAAATTGCCGAGGAACGGGGGGAATTGGGAACCGTTGGGCTGGCCATCACCCCGTCGCCGCAGGAATATGCCCAGGCGGCGGAGTTCCTTATCCAACGTCTGGCGGAACACCGCTTCGCCGGCTTCGCCCGCATCACGCAGGCCTTTCGCGCCGAGTATTACCGCCTGGTCCAGCGCATCCTGTTCGAGCGCCGGCAGGTCATCCCCTGCTACGCCGGCTGGGCCAGCGGACATATCGCGCCCGATGGGGATGTGTGGACCTGCTGTATCCGCGCCGAACCCATCGGCAACCTGCGGCAGGCCGATTACGACCTGGCGCGCATCTGGTTCGGGGAGGAGGCCGGCCGACTGCGGCGGAGCATCGCCGCCGGCGAATGCGCTTGCCCCATGGCCAACGCCAGCTATGCCAACATGCTCCTGCATCCGCCCACCCTGGGGCGCGTGGCCCGGCATCTTATCAGCACCTTCAGGAGGTGACCTGTGAGCCGTGTTTCGGACAGGCCCGCTCCGCCGGCCGGCTGGCGCCGCTATGGGCCGGCGCTGATCGCCCTGGCCGCATATGTGCTCCTGAGCCTGGTCCTGACCTATCCCCTGGTCCTGCACCTGGGCACGCATGTGCCGGGGAGCGAGACCTGGGCCTTTGACGAGTACACCTTCGTGTACAACCAGTGGTGGTTCAAATATGCCCTGCTGGACCTGGGCACCAACCCCCTTTATTCCGATTACATCTGGGTGCCGGTGGGCATCAATTTCGTGCTGTACACCTACACCATTTTCAACGCCGCGCTCTCCCTGCCGCTCCAGCCCTATTTCAACCTGGCGCTGACCAGCAATCTCATTATGCTCTTCTCCACCGCCATGAGCGGCTTCGGCGCCTTCCTGCTGTTGCGCTATCTGCTGGCGGAGCGCCGGCGCAGTGGCCGGCTCTCCCCCTCCGCATACTGGTGGGCGGCGTGGGTGGGCGGAGCGCTGTACGCCTTCGCTGGCAACCGCTTCGTCTATCTGGCGCTGGGCCATTACGACATGGTCAGCACCGAGTGGTTGCCCCTCTTCGCCCTCTTTTTCCTGAAGACCCTGCGCGAGCGCCGGCCCATCCACCCGGTGCTGGCCGGCATCTTCGCCGCCTTCGCCATGCTGTGCGAGATGATCTTTGGCGTCTTCCTGGCCCTGCTGGCGCTGGTGTTGTGGCTGTGCGAGCGCCCGCTGAAGGAATGGTGGCAGGCCGGCCGG encodes the following:
- a CDS encoding radical SAM protein — its product is MLPFSLVISVTYRCNSRCSTCKVWQRQAEELSLEEWRRVFAHLGKTPYYMTFSGGEPFLRDDLVEIVRSAYELCRPAVITIPTNGLLTERVAADVDAIARAAPGAQIGVNLSLDDVGEGHDRIRNVPGNWQRAMETYRRLKALHHPNLTISIHTVISTLNVRDIPRIYEGLMALEPDSYITEIAEERGELGTVGLAITPSPQEYAQAAEFLIQRLAEHRFAGFARITQAFRAEYYRLVQRILFERRQVIPCYAGWASGHIAPDGDVWTCCIRAEPIGNLRQADYDLARIWFGEEAGRLRRSIAAGECACPMANASYANMLLHPPTLGRVARHLISTFRR